Proteins encoded by one window of Mycolicibacterium cosmeticum:
- a CDS encoding NADH:flavin oxidoreductase/NADH oxidase → MTDLFTPLTLRDVTFAHRAWMSPMMQFSAVVDGPEAGTPSDWHLQHFGARVVGGVALAMVEATAVHPVGRSSVYDLGLWDDAQVPGFARLAGFIADHGAVPGIQIVHAGRKGSTGRPWPDPDRAPESWTTVAPSPIPFGRNDVPAELGRADIAGVVAGFADAARRAAAAGFRVLEIHGAHGYLIHQFLSPASNARTDEYGGSRANRMRFALEVVAAVREAWPAHLPLFFRVSATDWLAGDTDDPRPGWTVADTVALATELRTAGVDLIDVSTGGAVPDARIPVAPGYQVPFAKRVRAEADIPTTSVGLITDAEQAEAIISGGDADAVFLGRSLLRNPNWVRDAAQRAGVALPFPPQYTRAFT, encoded by the coding sequence ATGACTGATCTGTTCACCCCGTTGACGTTGCGGGACGTGACGTTTGCCCACCGGGCCTGGATGTCGCCGATGATGCAGTTCTCCGCGGTCGTCGACGGCCCCGAGGCGGGCACGCCCAGCGATTGGCATCTGCAGCATTTCGGGGCACGCGTGGTCGGCGGCGTGGCCCTGGCCATGGTGGAGGCCACCGCCGTGCACCCGGTGGGCCGCAGCAGCGTCTACGACCTGGGATTGTGGGACGACGCCCAAGTGCCCGGTTTCGCGCGGTTGGCGGGTTTCATCGCCGATCACGGCGCCGTTCCGGGCATCCAGATCGTGCACGCCGGCCGCAAGGGATCCACCGGCCGGCCCTGGCCGGATCCCGACCGGGCACCCGAATCCTGGACGACCGTGGCGCCCAGCCCGATCCCGTTCGGCCGCAACGACGTTCCGGCCGAACTGGGCCGTGCGGACATCGCCGGCGTCGTGGCGGGGTTCGCCGATGCGGCCCGGCGGGCCGCCGCCGCCGGCTTCCGGGTGCTGGAGATCCACGGCGCCCATGGATATCTCATCCACCAGTTCCTGTCGCCGGCATCCAATGCGCGCACCGACGAATACGGTGGATCGCGAGCCAACCGGATGCGGTTCGCATTAGAGGTCGTCGCCGCGGTTCGGGAGGCGTGGCCTGCCCACCTGCCGCTGTTCTTCCGGGTGTCGGCCACGGACTGGCTCGCCGGCGACACCGACGACCCACGTCCCGGCTGGACCGTCGCGGACACCGTGGCGCTGGCCACCGAGCTGAGGACGGCCGGGGTGGACCTGATCGACGTGTCCACCGGCGGTGCGGTGCCCGATGCCAGGATCCCGGTCGCACCGGGTTACCAGGTCCCGTTCGCCAAGCGGGTGCGCGCCGAGGCGGATATCCCGACCACGTCCGTGGGTCTGATCACCGACGCCGAGCAGGCCGAAGCGATCATCTCCGGCGGTGATGCCGATGCGGTGTTCCTGGGCCGCAGCCTGCTGCGCAACCCCAACTGGGTGCGCGATGCCGCCCAACGCGCCGGAGTCGCCCTGCCGTTCCCGCCGCAGTACACCCGCGCGTTCACGTGA
- a CDS encoding Na+/H+ antiporter, with product MSHLDVVVTGLLAAVAILGALACRLSVPYPIMLVLGGAAFGFIPGLPDIRLDPELVLALFLPPLLYKSSIYANFGDFRSNARGLTLNSVVLVLVTMSAVACAAHLVIPGMSWPVAFVLGAIVSPTDPVAATAIMHRLDVPRRLVSDIEGEGLFNDATALVAYRVAVAATVAGSFAFAEAGLNFILGVIGGVAVGMAVGCMSAWIRERITDVQISVTISLLTGYAAFLPAQALGASGVLATVTAGIFMAIRSPEVLDARPRLQGYFVWDIVDFLINATLFALTGLQLHAIIAALHDYPLPALALYALAAAGTVVVVRLLWFCVVPSLTGLLARRPPPRVGPRSAPWQLITAWSGMRGAVSLAVALAIPLSTDSGPFPLRDLILFLTFAVIFFTLVAQGLTLPALIRRLHPVDEEADTDEEVRARLVASKAAIAQIDLLADEDWAGDDTVQRMRGLYEYRMRRFAARLGKIEDDGYEDRSGAYQQMVRLVLQAQRQALLTMRREGRLSNEVLNRVLRDLDLEESRLEG from the coding sequence GTGAGTCACCTCGACGTCGTGGTCACCGGACTGCTGGCGGCCGTCGCCATCCTCGGCGCGCTGGCCTGCAGACTGTCGGTGCCGTACCCGATCATGCTGGTGCTCGGCGGCGCCGCGTTCGGCTTCATCCCCGGCCTGCCCGACATCCGGCTCGACCCGGAACTGGTGCTGGCCCTGTTCCTGCCACCGCTGCTCTACAAGTCGTCGATCTACGCCAATTTCGGTGACTTTCGCAGCAATGCCCGTGGCCTGACCCTGAACTCGGTGGTGCTGGTCCTGGTCACCATGTCCGCCGTGGCCTGCGCGGCGCATCTGGTCATCCCCGGGATGAGCTGGCCGGTCGCGTTCGTGCTGGGCGCCATCGTGTCGCCGACCGACCCGGTGGCAGCCACGGCGATCATGCATCGGCTCGACGTGCCCCGCCGGCTGGTCAGCGATATCGAAGGGGAAGGGCTGTTCAACGACGCCACCGCGCTGGTCGCCTACCGCGTGGCGGTGGCTGCGACGGTCGCGGGGAGCTTCGCGTTCGCCGAGGCGGGGCTGAACTTCATCCTCGGTGTCATCGGTGGGGTCGCGGTCGGGATGGCGGTGGGCTGCATGTCGGCGTGGATCCGGGAACGGATCACCGATGTCCAGATCAGCGTGACCATCTCACTGCTCACCGGCTACGCCGCGTTCCTGCCGGCCCAGGCGCTGGGCGCGTCCGGGGTGCTGGCCACCGTCACCGCGGGCATCTTCATGGCCATCCGCAGCCCGGAAGTGCTCGACGCGCGTCCGCGCCTGCAGGGCTATTTCGTCTGGGACATCGTCGATTTCTTGATCAACGCAACGCTTTTCGCGCTCACCGGGCTTCAGCTGCACGCCATCATCGCCGCGCTGCACGACTATCCGCTGCCGGCGCTGGCGCTGTACGCACTTGCCGCAGCCGGGACCGTCGTCGTGGTGCGGCTGCTGTGGTTCTGCGTCGTCCCGTCCCTCACCGGCCTGCTGGCCCGACGCCCCCCGCCGCGGGTGGGACCGCGTTCTGCGCCATGGCAATTGATCACCGCGTGGAGCGGTATGCGCGGCGCTGTCTCCCTCGCCGTCGCGCTGGCCATCCCCCTGTCCACCGACTCCGGGCCCTTCCCACTGCGCGACTTGATCCTGTTCCTCACCTTCGCCGTCATCTTCTTCACGCTGGTGGCGCAGGGGCTCACGCTGCCGGCCCTCATCCGCCGTCTGCATCCGGTCGACGAAGAAGCCGACACCGACGAGGAGGTGCGCGCCCGCCTGGTGGCCTCCAAAGCGGCGATCGCGCAGATCGATCTGCTGGCCGACGAGGATTGGGCGGGCGACGACACCGTGCAACGGATGCGCGGGCTGTACGAGTACCGGATGCGGCGCTTCGCCGCGCGGTTGGGCAAGATCGAGGACGACGGTTACGAGGACCGCTCGGGCGCCTACCAGCAGATGGTCCGCTTGGTACTGCAGGCTCAGCGGCAGGCGCTGCTCACCATGCGCCGGGAAGGCCGGCTGTCCAACGAGGTGCTCAACCGGGTCCTGCGCGACCTGGACCTCGAGGAGTCCCGGCTGGAGGGTTGA
- a CDS encoding LysE family translocator, giving the protein MNADVLSLLTIAGAIAIGAMSPGPSFVMVAQTALSTTPRNGRVAAAGMGCGGLIFATAATTGLGAALIYAGPLFLALKIAGGIYLIYLGIRLWRSANRESTTLQMQGDATRRTFVTALLTQLSNPKAIVVYGSVFATALPLHPASWLLIALPITVTAVEVCWYLIVATVMSRPGPRRAYLRGAKSIDRLAGAAMGGLGAFFAIDGVRRAIQ; this is encoded by the coding sequence ATGAATGCTGACGTGCTGTCCTTGTTGACCATCGCCGGGGCGATCGCGATCGGCGCGATGAGTCCTGGACCGAGCTTCGTGATGGTGGCACAGACCGCGCTGTCGACCACACCGCGCAACGGCCGCGTCGCCGCCGCCGGAATGGGTTGCGGTGGACTGATTTTCGCCACCGCCGCGACGACAGGTCTCGGTGCTGCGCTGATCTACGCCGGGCCGCTGTTCCTGGCGCTGAAGATCGCGGGCGGCATCTACCTGATCTATCTCGGTATCCGCCTGTGGCGCAGCGCCAACCGTGAGTCGACCACCCTTCAGATGCAGGGCGATGCGACCAGACGTACGTTCGTCACCGCGCTGTTGACACAGTTGAGCAATCCGAAGGCGATCGTCGTCTACGGCAGTGTCTTCGCCACCGCGCTCCCGCTACACCCGGCATCGTGGTTGTTGATCGCTCTGCCCATCACCGTGACGGCCGTCGAGGTGTGCTGGTATCTGATCGTCGCGACCGTGATGTCACGCCCCGGGCCGCGGCGAGCCTACCTGCGCGGCGCCAAGTCGATCGACCGGCTGGCGGGCGCGGCCATGGGCGGGCTCGGTGCGTTCTTCGCCATCGACGGGGTGCGGCGCGCGATCCAGTAG
- a CDS encoding DUF308 domain-containing protein, with protein sequence MTETLGEARQTTGDDGWLKRYYFVRAAFSIVWVGAAVSLADSAMAVVAALLLIYPAWDAVANVVDARRNGGLRSNPTQTFNTVVSSVTTIAVAVALTSSMNDVLRVFGLWASLSGLLQLATAVRRWKTHGAQWPMIISGIQSTAAGISFVIKASAPMAPQVDAIAPYAAFGAFYFLLSAIWLTVTQARRRRING encoded by the coding sequence ATGACGGAAACCCTGGGTGAAGCGCGGCAGACCACCGGAGACGATGGCTGGCTGAAGCGGTATTACTTTGTCCGAGCCGCGTTTTCGATCGTGTGGGTCGGCGCCGCCGTCAGCCTGGCCGACAGTGCGATGGCCGTGGTTGCCGCGCTCCTGCTGATCTACCCGGCGTGGGATGCGGTTGCCAACGTGGTGGACGCCCGGCGCAATGGGGGCCTGAGGAGCAATCCGACCCAGACTTTCAACACCGTGGTGAGCTCGGTCACCACCATCGCCGTCGCCGTCGCGTTGACCTCGAGCATGAACGACGTACTGCGCGTATTCGGTCTGTGGGCTTCGCTGTCGGGTCTGCTCCAACTGGCCACCGCCGTGCGCCGGTGGAAGACCCACGGGGCGCAGTGGCCCATGATCATCAGCGGCATCCAGTCGACGGCAGCGGGGATCAGCTTCGTCATCAAAGCGAGCGCCCCCATGGCGCCTCAGGTGGACGCCATCGCACCCTATGCCGCCTTCGGTGCGTTCTACTTCCTGCTTTCGGCGATCTGGCTCACGGTCACCCAGGCCCGCCGTCGTCGCATCAATGGTTAG
- a CDS encoding TetR/AcrR family transcriptional regulator, with protein sequence MSTADAILRCARSSIIAGGYNGFSYADIAAVVGIRKASIHHHFPTKVDLVRTLVKQYRAEAEAGIAHIERNHPDPLDQLRGYLGFWESCIGEPESSYCLCALLATQIPVLPDEIVHEVRSYFRHLSAWLTSVLERGARQGTFALTYDAHTEAETLMAAVHGAMLSARAYGDPHAFAAVTQPALERLCARPPKTNRST encoded by the coding sequence GTGTCCACCGCCGACGCGATTCTCCGGTGCGCGCGTTCCTCCATCATCGCCGGTGGCTACAACGGCTTCAGTTACGCCGATATCGCGGCGGTTGTCGGCATCCGTAAGGCGAGCATCCATCATCACTTCCCCACAAAGGTCGACCTCGTCCGAACCCTGGTGAAGCAGTATCGGGCGGAGGCCGAGGCGGGAATCGCTCATATCGAGCGCAACCATCCGGATCCGCTCGATCAACTCCGCGGCTATCTCGGCTTCTGGGAGTCGTGCATCGGCGAACCCGAAAGTAGCTACTGCCTTTGCGCATTGCTGGCAACACAAATCCCCGTGCTGCCCGACGAGATCGTGCACGAGGTGCGGTCCTACTTCCGACACCTGTCGGCCTGGCTGACCTCCGTGCTGGAACGCGGCGCTCGGCAGGGCACCTTCGCCTTGACGTATGACGCCCACACCGAAGCCGAAACGTTGATGGCCGCCGTTCACGGCGCCATGCTGTCGGCGCGTGCCTACGGCGACCCACACGCGTTCGCCGCGGTCACCCAGCCGGCCCTCGAGCGCCTGTGCGCACGCCCACCGAAAACAAACCGGTCGACCTAG
- a CDS encoding MFS transporter, translating to MTPGTPSDLRRSLRALNAVNFFIADVQSGLGPFLGVYLINMHGWNPASIGVMLTLGGAIGLFLNAPAGALIDKSTHKRTLLAVAAALTSVGTLIVTLEPTLAVVTAAQLLTGIGGVVVGPVLAAMALGLVGPKRYAAQTGQMTAFNHAGNVVGSTVAGLAGYLVSLRLGFWIASLFGILVVLTTMMVKGSLIDDRRARGLRSDDGTGDRPSGFGVLLRNRPLLMLAAVVGLWQLANGAMLPIAGQQLALGHSHTGALYQAALIIVAQVVMIPMALLTGSTERWGRKPLFLLAFAVLPLRGLLFACAGNPALVIAIQLLDGVGAGLQGPLFAVMVADLTRGTGRYNVAMGAATMVQGIGGALSPTLAGAVYAGFGYAAAMLTLTAIAVLALVVLVVGVPETLNRDADAPARDDQPEGEATVAG from the coding sequence GTGACGCCCGGCACGCCGAGCGACTTGCGCCGCTCGCTGCGGGCCCTGAACGCGGTGAACTTCTTCATCGCCGACGTGCAGTCCGGACTCGGCCCCTTCCTCGGGGTGTACCTGATCAACATGCACGGCTGGAACCCGGCGAGCATCGGCGTGATGCTGACCCTCGGTGGCGCGATCGGGTTGTTCCTCAACGCGCCGGCGGGTGCGTTGATCGACAAGTCGACGCACAAACGCACCTTGCTCGCCGTCGCCGCCGCCTTGACCTCGGTGGGAACCCTCATCGTCACGCTGGAGCCGACGCTGGCGGTGGTGACCGCGGCGCAACTTCTGACGGGGATCGGTGGTGTGGTCGTCGGCCCGGTGCTCGCGGCGATGGCGCTGGGCTTGGTGGGTCCGAAACGCTATGCGGCGCAGACGGGACAGATGACGGCGTTCAACCACGCCGGGAATGTGGTGGGTTCCACCGTCGCGGGCCTGGCCGGCTACCTGGTGAGCCTGCGGTTGGGCTTCTGGATCGCCAGCCTGTTCGGCATTCTCGTGGTGCTGACCACGATGATGGTCAAGGGATCGCTGATCGATGACCGGCGGGCCCGCGGCCTGCGCAGCGACGACGGAACCGGCGACCGACCGTCCGGATTCGGTGTGCTGCTGCGCAATCGGCCGCTGCTGATGCTCGCCGCCGTCGTCGGGTTGTGGCAACTCGCCAACGGGGCCATGCTGCCCATCGCCGGACAACAACTGGCGCTGGGCCACAGCCACACCGGGGCGCTCTACCAGGCCGCGCTGATCATCGTCGCCCAAGTGGTGATGATCCCGATGGCCCTGCTGACCGGGTCGACAGAACGCTGGGGTCGTAAACCCCTCTTCCTGCTGGCGTTCGCCGTACTCCCCTTGCGTGGATTGCTCTTCGCCTGCGCCGGCAATCCGGCGCTGGTGATCGCGATCCAACTGCTCGACGGCGTGGGCGCCGGTCTGCAAGGACCGTTGTTCGCGGTCATGGTCGCCGACCTGACCAGGGGAACCGGTCGCTACAACGTGGCGATGGGCGCGGCCACCATGGTGCAAGGTATCGGCGGCGCACTGAGCCCGACGTTGGCCGGTGCGGTGTACGCCGGATTCGGCTATGCCGCAGCCATGCTCACGTTGACGGCCATCGCGGTGCTGGCGTTGGTGGTGCTGGTGGTCGGCGTCCCGGAAACCCTGAACCGGGACGCCGACGCCCCGGCCCGCGATGACCAGCCCGAAGGCGAGGCCACCGTGGCCGGTTGA
- a CDS encoding DUF899 domain-containing protein yields MSLSTAYPDVVSREQWLVARKRLLAREREVTHLRDAVNAERRRLPMVKVDKDYRFDGPAGEVGLVDLFEGRQQLYIHHFMWLDDIDQGCPSCTAAADLTFTESDRALLTAKGVTFACVSRAPYASIARYRDAHGWTFPWYSSRDGDFTYDFGVTLDPERAEVQYNYKSLDELHADGWSDRDLRGDWPGASVFLRRGDEVFHTYSAYARGLDHAAVGYPFLDLTPFGRQEPWEDSPPGWPQRGVAAGLPHE; encoded by the coding sequence ATGTCGTTGAGCACCGCTTATCCCGATGTGGTGTCCCGTGAACAGTGGCTGGTGGCCCGGAAGCGGCTGTTGGCGCGGGAACGTGAAGTCACCCATCTGCGCGACGCCGTCAACGCCGAACGCCGGCGGTTGCCGATGGTGAAGGTGGACAAGGACTACCGGTTCGACGGGCCTGCCGGCGAAGTCGGCCTGGTCGACCTCTTCGAGGGACGCCAGCAGCTCTACATCCACCACTTCATGTGGCTCGACGATATCGACCAGGGGTGCCCCAGTTGCACGGCCGCCGCCGACCTCACGTTCACCGAATCGGACCGGGCCTTGCTGACGGCCAAAGGGGTCACCTTCGCCTGCGTGTCTCGCGCGCCCTACGCCAGCATCGCCCGGTATCGCGACGCGCACGGCTGGACGTTCCCGTGGTACTCGTCGCGGGACGGAGACTTCACCTATGACTTCGGCGTCACGCTCGACCCGGAACGGGCTGAGGTGCAATACAACTACAAGTCCCTCGACGAGTTGCACGCCGACGGCTGGTCGGATCGTGACCTGCGCGGGGACTGGCCGGGTGCCAGCGTCTTCCTGCGCCGCGGCGACGAGGTGTTCCACACCTACTCGGCGTATGCCCGCGGGCTGGACCACGCCGCCGTCGGCTATCCGTTCCTGGACCTCACGCCGTTCGGCAGGCAGGAACCATGGGAGGACTCCCCACCCGGCTGGCCGCAGCGGGGGGTCGCCGCGGGCTTGCCGCACGAATAG
- a CDS encoding MgtC/SapB family protein gives MIEWLADPPLFGGPGQGTRQVVELFAAFGLTALIGLEREIQGKAAGLRTQTIVGTAAALIMLISKYGFSDVLVAGTVMVDPSRVAAQIVSGIGFLGAGIIITRRGAVHGLTTAAAVWESAAIGMAAGAGLLLLAVTVTAIHFLIIVGFMPVARRLAARLSGSVRMHVTYEEGRGVMTQLLAACDRRRWQLTELAADPGGKPLDAPAHLSGAILTLAGNGVTQAPLVLAGIDGVTSIRQLDEDPD, from the coding sequence ATGATTGAGTGGCTGGCCGATCCCCCACTGTTCGGCGGTCCCGGCCAGGGCACCCGTCAGGTCGTCGAGTTGTTCGCCGCCTTCGGCTTGACCGCGCTGATCGGACTGGAACGCGAGATCCAGGGCAAGGCCGCGGGGCTGCGCACCCAGACCATCGTCGGCACCGCCGCGGCGTTGATCATGCTGATCAGCAAGTACGGATTCTCCGACGTGCTGGTCGCCGGGACGGTCATGGTCGACCCGTCCCGGGTGGCGGCCCAGATCGTCTCGGGTATCGGCTTTCTCGGCGCGGGCATCATCATCACCCGCCGCGGCGCGGTGCACGGTCTGACCACCGCGGCGGCGGTGTGGGAATCGGCGGCCATCGGCATGGCCGCCGGCGCGGGACTGCTGCTGCTGGCCGTCACGGTGACGGCAATCCACTTCCTGATCATCGTCGGGTTCATGCCGGTGGCACGCCGGCTGGCGGCCCGGTTGTCCGGATCGGTCCGCATGCACGTCACCTACGAGGAGGGCCGCGGCGTCATGACGCAGCTCCTGGCGGCCTGCGATCGGCGCCGCTGGCAGCTCACCGAATTGGCCGCCGACCCCGGCGGGAAACCACTCGACGCCCCGGCCCATCTGTCCGGGGCGATCCTCACCCTGGCCGGCAACGGCGTCACCCAGGCCCCGTTGGTGCTCGCCGGCATCGACGGGGTGACCTCGATCCGTCAGCTCGACGAGGATCCGGACTGA
- a CDS encoding MFS transporter: MTETRADTATAGSWRELLGPKHLGASTVLAGGVALYATNEFLTISLLPSAVAEIGGHRFYAWVTTVYLVASVVAATTVGAVLSRLGPRRAYLAGLTVFGAGSLLCAIAPTMEFLLLGRTVQGAAGGLLAGLGYAVINAALPQSLWVRASALVSAMWGVGTLLGPAGGGLFAQFGSWRWAFGVLVILTAAMAVLVPVALPGRAATGTEAAALRIPVWSLLLLGAAALVISVAGIPRNPVLTAVLLAGGLGLIAAFLAVDRVRAAQALSVLPPSAFRPGPLKWMYLTLGLLMAATMVDMYVPLFGQRLAHLEPVVAGFLGVALAVGWTSGELVSASVDRRRAVVRIVAVAPLVMAIGLGSAALSVRPDASVGVTIGWALALLVTGTGIGMAWPHLSAWAMGTVQDPSTEGATAAAAINTVQLICGAFGAGLAGVIVNAQHDDVSAARWMFAVFSALAAVTAVAAYRATRPAPQSGSSSS; this comes from the coding sequence GTGACCGAGACGCGCGCCGACACCGCGACCGCAGGCAGTTGGCGGGAGCTGCTGGGACCGAAACATCTTGGGGCATCGACGGTTCTGGCCGGTGGCGTCGCGTTGTATGCGACCAACGAGTTCCTCACCATCAGCCTGCTGCCCAGCGCGGTCGCCGAGATCGGCGGGCACCGGTTCTACGCCTGGGTCACCACGGTGTACCTGGTCGCCTCGGTGGTGGCGGCCACCACCGTCGGCGCGGTGCTGAGCCGGCTGGGGCCGCGCCGGGCGTATCTGGCCGGGCTCACGGTGTTCGGTGCGGGCAGCCTGTTGTGCGCCATCGCGCCCACGATGGAATTCCTGCTCCTCGGCCGGACGGTGCAGGGCGCGGCCGGTGGGCTGCTGGCCGGGCTGGGTTATGCGGTCATCAATGCGGCGCTGCCGCAATCGTTGTGGGTGCGGGCCTCGGCGCTGGTGTCGGCGATGTGGGGGGTGGGCACCCTGCTCGGGCCCGCCGGTGGCGGACTTTTTGCGCAATTCGGCTCGTGGCGTTGGGCTTTCGGGGTCCTGGTGATCCTCACCGCGGCCATGGCCGTGCTGGTGCCCGTCGCGCTGCCCGGTCGGGCGGCCACCGGCACCGAGGCGGCTGCGCTGCGGATCCCGGTCTGGTCCCTGTTGTTGTTGGGTGCGGCGGCGCTGGTCATCAGTGTGGCCGGCATCCCGCGCAACCCGGTCTTGACGGCGGTGCTGCTGGCCGGTGGGCTGGGTTTGATCGCGGCCTTCCTGGCGGTGGACCGGGTGCGGGCGGCTCAGGCGTTATCGGTGTTGCCGCCCAGCGCTTTCCGGCCCGGACCGCTGAAGTGGATGTACCTGACCCTGGGCCTGTTGATGGCCGCGACGATGGTGGACATGTACGTGCCGTTGTTCGGGCAGCGGCTGGCCCACCTCGAGCCGGTGGTGGCCGGGTTCCTCGGTGTCGCCCTCGCGGTCGGATGGACCAGCGGCGAACTGGTCAGCGCGTCGGTGGACCGGCGTCGGGCGGTGGTCCGGATCGTGGCCGTCGCGCCGCTGGTGATGGCGATCGGGTTGGGGTCGGCGGCCCTGAGCGTGCGCCCGGACGCCTCCGTCGGGGTGACCATCGGCTGGGCACTGGCCTTGCTGGTGACCGGAACCGGGATCGGGATGGCGTGGCCGCACCTGTCGGCGTGGGCGATGGGAACCGTGCAGGACCCGTCGACCGAAGGCGCCACCGCGGCCGCGGCGATCAACACCGTGCAGCTGATCTGCGGGGCGTTCGGCGCGGGCCTGGCCGGTGTGATCGTCAACGCGCAGCACGATGACGTGTCGGCGGCGCGGTGGATGTTCGCGGTGTTCAGCGCGCTGGCGGCGGTTACCGCGGTGGCCGCCTACCGGGCCACCCGGCCGGCACCTCAGTCCGGATCCTCGTCGAGCTGA